One stretch of Halobaculum marinum DNA includes these proteins:
- a CDS encoding 1,4-dihydroxy-2-naphthoate polyprenyltransferase, with product MSTETSQADISRRQAWVIAARPQTMPAALAPVLVGTGLAVRDGVFAPLPALVALVGAALIQIGTNFANDYYDAEKGADTADREGFTRVTAGGLIEPAEVKRAMWLTFLAAIVVGAYLVAVAGLPIMIVGLVSVAMGVAYTGGPYPLAYHGLGDVFVFVFFGLVAVTGTYYVQAAAEAGVAFLTLVPGPELVPLAALVAALPIAAISTDILVVNNLRDREEDAETGKNTLTVRFGYGFSRAQFVLLLGMAYTIPVVFWLSTGDLTTLLPLVTLPLAVPLTRTVLTETAGEALNPALERTGKLLAAFAALFALGLAI from the coding sequence ATGAGTACGGAGACGAGTCAGGCAGACATCTCCAGACGGCAGGCGTGGGTGATAGCCGCGCGGCCGCAGACGATGCCGGCGGCGCTCGCCCCAGTCCTCGTCGGCACGGGCCTCGCGGTCCGCGACGGCGTGTTCGCGCCGCTGCCTGCGCTGGTCGCGCTCGTCGGCGCGGCGCTGATCCAGATCGGGACGAACTTCGCGAACGACTACTACGACGCCGAGAAGGGCGCCGACACAGCGGATCGAGAGGGGTTCACCCGCGTCACCGCGGGCGGACTCATCGAACCGGCGGAGGTGAAGCGCGCGATGTGGCTCACCTTCCTCGCGGCCATCGTCGTCGGGGCGTACCTCGTCGCCGTCGCGGGCCTCCCCATCATGATCGTCGGCCTCGTCTCGGTGGCGATGGGCGTCGCCTACACCGGCGGCCCGTACCCGCTCGCGTACCACGGCCTCGGCGACGTGTTCGTGTTCGTGTTCTTCGGCCTCGTCGCCGTCACGGGCACCTACTACGTGCAGGCCGCGGCGGAGGCTGGGGTGGCGTTTCTCACGCTCGTGCCAGGCCCCGAACTCGTCCCGCTCGCGGCGCTCGTCGCCGCCCTGCCGATCGCGGCCATCTCGACGGACATCCTCGTCGTGAACAACCTCCGTGACAGGGAGGAGGACGCCGAGACGGGCAAGAACACGCTCACGGTGCGGTTCGGCTACGGCTTCTCACGGGCGCAGTTCGTCCTCCTGCTCGGCATGGCGTACACGATTCCGGTCGTGTTCTGGCTGTCGACGGGCGACCTCACGACGCTGCTCCCGCTGGTGACGCTCCCGCTGGCCGTGCCGCTGACGCGGACGGTGCTGACCGAGACCGCGGGCGAGGCACTCAATCCGGCGCTAGAGCGCACCGGGAAGCTGCTCGCGGCGTTCGCCGCGCTGTTCGCGCTCGGACTGGCGATCTGA
- a CDS encoding 1,4-dihydroxy-2-naphthoyl-CoA synthase, whose protein sequence is MSDTDTVSDIFDPDEWEPVDGSDAFDDITYHRAVDSPTVRIAFDRPEKRNAFRPGTVDELYAALDHARKRADIGCVLLTGNGPSEKDGGWAFCSGGDQSVRGESGYEYRDDDEADESDDELVREAKAGRLHILEVQRLIRFMPKPVVAVVPGWAVGGGHSLHVVCDLTLASDEHAKFLQTDPDVASFDGGFGSAYLAKQVGQKKAREVFFRGKTYSAEEAVDMGMANEAIPHEELEDVALEWADEMTSKSPTAMRMLKYAFNMTDDGMVGQQVFAGEATRLAYMTPEAQEGRDAFLEGREQDFSQFPWHY, encoded by the coding sequence ATGAGCGACACGGACACCGTCTCCGACATCTTCGACCCCGACGAGTGGGAGCCAGTCGACGGCAGCGACGCGTTCGACGACATCACCTACCACCGAGCGGTCGACTCGCCGACCGTCCGAATCGCGTTCGACCGGCCGGAGAAACGCAACGCGTTCCGCCCCGGCACCGTCGACGAACTGTACGCCGCGCTCGACCACGCCCGCAAGCGGGCCGATATCGGCTGTGTCCTCCTCACCGGGAACGGCCCCTCCGAGAAGGACGGCGGCTGGGCGTTCTGCTCGGGCGGCGACCAGTCCGTCCGCGGCGAGTCGGGGTACGAGTACCGCGACGACGACGAGGCCGACGAGTCCGACGACGAGTTGGTCAGGGAGGCGAAGGCGGGCCGCCTCCACATCCTCGAAGTCCAGCGGCTCATCCGCTTCATGCCCAAGCCCGTCGTCGCCGTGGTTCCGGGCTGGGCGGTCGGCGGCGGCCACTCGCTGCACGTGGTCTGCGACCTCACGCTCGCGAGCGACGAGCACGCGAAGTTCCTCCAGACGGACCCCGACGTGGCGAGTTTCGACGGCGGCTTCGGCTCCGCGTACCTCGCGAAGCAGGTCGGCCAGAAGAAGGCCCGCGAGGTGTTCTTCCGCGGGAAGACGTACTCCGCCGAAGAGGCCGTCGACATGGGGATGGCGAACGAGGCGATTCCCCACGAGGAGTTGGAGGACGTGGCGTTGGAGTGGGCCGACGAGATGACGAGTAAGTCGCCGACGGCGATGCGGATGCTGAAGTACGCGTTCAACATGACCGACGACGGCATGGTCGGCCAGCAGGTGTTCGCGGGCGAGGCGACGCGGCTGGCGTACATGACGCCGGAGGCGCAGGAGGGCCGCGACGCGTTCTTGGAGGGGCGCGAGCAGGACTTCAGTCAGTTCCCCTGGCACTATTAG
- the menD gene encoding 2-succinyl-5-enolpyruvyl-6-hydroxy-3-cyclohexene-1-carboxylic-acid synthase, whose protein sequence is MTAPAPNRNVLWGRAVADELAEAGVDAVCVTPGSRSTPLTVAFDRHPDIHVFSHLDERASAFFALGRARRTGTVTPLVCTSGTAAANFHPAVMEAAQSRVPMLMLTADRPPELRDSGANQTVDQEKLYGDAVRWYKDLPEPEADDRKLRSLRTDLARAVSTAEGTPAGPVHLNVPFRKPLEPVVVEGDVPEDLPALAAEGRDGAFVSTTAGHPMPDDRDLQRLAEALDAERGLIVAGPADPPGPDPQAVTALAHATGFPLLADPLSGLRFGSATRVAPVLGGYDGVLANGAPDDWPDPEVVLRFGASPTSKPLRKYLAGTDARQFVVDPAGGWREAEFTATDLVVADPSRLCGALSRHVGGPGGTDSAAWRERWEAAEAAHWDAVADEERFFEGRVLADVAELAPEPSTVFVSNSMPVRDADRFAAPAAKGLTMLGNRGASGIDGIVSTALGAGSATTDDLTLVTGDLAYYHDMNGLLALGRCDVDATVVTINNDGGGIFHMLPIEQFDPPFTGQFKTPHGLDFAATEDLYDLSFARVDGDDREGFRDLYRESVASEGSHVIEVTSDAEASHRVRESIAAEVADRVADL, encoded by the coding sequence ATGACCGCACCCGCCCCGAACCGGAACGTGCTGTGGGGCCGCGCCGTCGCCGACGAACTCGCCGAGGCCGGCGTCGACGCCGTCTGCGTCACGCCCGGGTCGCGCTCGACGCCGCTGACCGTCGCGTTCGACCGCCACCCCGACATCCACGTGTTCTCCCACCTCGACGAGCGCGCCTCGGCGTTCTTCGCGCTCGGGCGTGCGCGCCGGACCGGAACCGTCACGCCGCTGGTGTGCACCTCCGGCACCGCCGCCGCGAACTTCCACCCGGCGGTGATGGAGGCGGCCCAGTCGCGCGTGCCGATGCTCATGTTGACGGCGGATCGCCCGCCCGAGTTGCGTGACTCGGGCGCCAACCAGACCGTCGACCAGGAGAAGCTGTACGGCGACGCCGTGCGCTGGTACAAGGACCTCCCCGAACCGGAGGCGGACGACCGGAAACTCCGATCGCTGCGCACTGACCTCGCGCGCGCGGTGTCGACAGCCGAGGGGACGCCCGCCGGGCCGGTCCACCTGAACGTCCCGTTCCGCAAGCCGCTGGAGCCGGTCGTCGTCGAAGGCGACGTGCCCGAGGACCTCCCCGCGCTCGCGGCGGAGGGTCGAGACGGTGCGTTCGTCTCGACGACGGCGGGCCACCCGATGCCCGACGACCGCGACCTCCAACGGCTCGCCGAAGCGCTCGACGCCGAGCGCGGCCTGATCGTCGCCGGTCCCGCCGACCCGCCGGGGCCGGACCCGCAGGCGGTGACGGCGCTGGCGCACGCGACCGGGTTCCCCCTGCTGGCGGACCCACTCTCTGGCCTGCGCTTCGGCTCGGCGACGCGCGTCGCGCCGGTGCTCGGCGGCTACGACGGTGTCCTCGCGAACGGGGCGCCCGACGACTGGCCCGACCCGGAGGTGGTGCTCCGCTTCGGCGCCTCGCCAACCTCCAAGCCGCTCCGTAAGTACCTCGCCGGCACCGACGCCCGCCAGTTCGTCGTCGACCCCGCGGGCGGGTGGCGCGAGGCGGAGTTCACGGCGACGGATCTCGTCGTCGCCGACCCGTCGCGCCTCTGTGGCGCGCTGTCGCGACACGTCGGCGGCCCGGGCGGGACGGACTCGGCGGCGTGGCGCGAGCGATGGGAGGCCGCGGAGGCCGCCCACTGGGACGCCGTCGCCGACGAGGAACGCTTCTTCGAGGGGCGCGTCCTCGCCGACGTGGCCGAGTTGGCGCCGGAGCCGTCGACGGTGTTCGTCTCGAACTCGATGCCCGTGCGCGACGCCGACCGGTTCGCCGCACCCGCCGCGAAGGGGCTCACGATGCTCGGCAACCGCGGCGCCTCCGGCATCGACGGCATCGTCTCGACGGCACTGGGCGCGGGGTCGGCGACGACGGACGACCTCACGCTCGTCACCGGCGACCTCGCGTACTACCACGACATGAACGGCCTGCTCGCGCTCGGCCGGTGCGACGTGGACGCGACGGTCGTCACGATCAACAACGACGGCGGCGGCATCTTCCACATGCTCCCCATCGAGCAGTTCGACCCGCCGTTCACGGGCCAGTTCAAGACGCCCCACGGCCTCGACTTCGCGGCGACCGAGGACCTGTACGACCTGTCGTTCGCTCGCGTCGACGGCGACGACCGCGAGGGGTTCCGCGACCTGTACCGCGAGAGCGTGGCGAGCGAGGGGAGTCACGTGATCGAGGTGACGAGCGACGCCGAGGCGAGCCACCGCGTGCGCGAGTCAATCGCCGCCGAGGTCGCCGACCGCGTGGCCGACCTGTAG
- a CDS encoding DUF5789 family protein: MRLTEARAAFDRRIAFPADRDAVLEAVGDERLEAPNGDDTTVAAVLERADATAFDSADELYDTLLGFVGDAFVGRKFYDDRGDQTAVDTEQQSF; the protein is encoded by the coding sequence ATGCGGCTCACCGAAGCACGGGCGGCGTTCGACCGACGGATCGCGTTCCCCGCCGACCGCGACGCGGTGCTGGAAGCGGTGGGCGACGAGCGACTGGAGGCGCCGAACGGCGACGACACCACTGTCGCGGCGGTGTTGGAGCGAGCGGACGCGACGGCGTTCGACTCGGCCGACGAGTTGTACGACACGCTCCTCGGGTTCGTCGGCGACGCCTTCGTCGGGCGGAAGTTCTACGACGACCGCGGCGACCAGACCGCCGTCGACACCGAACAGCAGTCGTTCTGA
- a CDS encoding CoA-binding protein — protein MPVTDDDGLRELLSMDPVAVVGCSSTPGKAAHDIPAYLQKHGYEVIPVNPYADEILGREAYDSLADVEEEIGLVDVFRPSEEVADIVDGVLARHEERGDVEGVWLQLGITDDEALARAEAAGLQTTQDRCMKVEHGRLQE, from the coding sequence ATGCCAGTCACCGACGACGACGGGCTGCGCGAACTGCTCTCGATGGACCCGGTCGCGGTCGTCGGCTGTTCGAGCACACCCGGCAAGGCCGCCCACGACATCCCGGCGTACCTCCAGAAGCACGGCTACGAGGTGATCCCGGTGAACCCGTACGCAGACGAGATCCTCGGGCGCGAGGCGTACGACTCCCTCGCGGACGTCGAGGAGGAGATCGGACTCGTCGACGTGTTCCGCCCGAGCGAGGAGGTCGCCGACATCGTCGACGGGGTGCTCGCGCGCCACGAGGAGCGCGGCGACGTCGAGGGCGTGTGGCTCCAACTCGGGATCACCGACGACGAGGCGCTGGCCCGCGCCGAGGCCGCCGGCCTGCAGACGACGCAGGACCGGTGCATGAAAGTTGAACACGGCCGCCTGCAGGAGTAG
- a CDS encoding RAD55 family ATPase — protein MYEVESLGTEIDPGSNVLVTGPPLSGKRELALDVLAEGTRNGEGSIMVTTKDSADRLLSQFEKREPYEGRPVAVVDTVTRQQGVGDVRDSDRIKYTSSPVDMTGIGIKLSEFLEAFYKDRGIRKNRVMVHSLSTLLMYSDLQTVFRFLHVFTGRIQSVDGLGLYCIDSTAHDDQTMNTLKQLFDGIVETSEEAEPTVRLANA, from the coding sequence ATGTACGAGGTCGAGTCGCTCGGAACCGAGATCGACCCCGGCTCGAACGTGCTGGTCACCGGCCCGCCGCTGAGCGGCAAGCGCGAACTCGCGTTGGACGTGCTCGCAGAGGGCACCCGCAACGGCGAGGGGTCGATCATGGTGACGACGAAGGACTCCGCCGACCGCCTCCTCTCGCAGTTCGAGAAGCGCGAACCGTACGAGGGGCGCCCGGTCGCGGTCGTCGACACGGTCACGCGCCAGCAGGGCGTCGGCGACGTGCGCGACAGCGACCGCATCAAGTACACTTCTTCCCCGGTCGACATGACCGGCATCGGGATCAAGCTCTCGGAGTTCCTGGAAGCGTTCTACAAGGACCGCGGTATCCGGAAGAACCGCGTGATGGTCCACTCGCTGTCCACCCTCCTCATGTACTCGGATCTGCAGACCGTGTTCCGGTTCCTCCACGTGTTCACCGGGCGGATCCAGAGCGTCGACGGCCTCGGCCTGTACTGCATCGACTCGACGGCCCACGACGACCAGACGATGAACACGCTGAAACAGCTGTTCGACGGCATCGTCGAGACCAGCGAGGAGGCGGAGCCGACGGTGCGACTGGCGAACGCGTAG
- a CDS encoding geranylgeranylglycerol-phosphate geranylgeranyltransferase: protein MAATRTLGGYLDLARAGNAVAAGVLTFVGAFVAGGLTSAGAVALAVVATVAATAAGNAVNDYFDRDIDAVNRPDRPIPSGRVSARAAAAYAAALFLVAVVAAVSLPPLALGIAVANLLALLAYTQLFKGLPAVGNVVVAYLTGSTFLFGAAAVGPIAPPTWTLFGLAATATFAREVVKDVEDVAGDREEGLRTLPIVVGERAALTLATVVMAAATVGSVLPVVGGTFGLAYLALVVPADATMLGATAWGFRDPSTAQTWIKRGTFLAAAAFVAGRAATVIA, encoded by the coding sequence ATGGCAGCGACACGGACGCTCGGCGGCTACCTCGACCTCGCCCGGGCCGGCAACGCGGTGGCGGCGGGCGTGTTGACGTTCGTCGGAGCGTTCGTCGCGGGTGGGCTCACCTCGGCGGGAGCGGTCGCGCTGGCGGTCGTCGCGACCGTGGCGGCGACCGCCGCCGGCAACGCGGTCAACGACTATTTCGACCGCGACATCGACGCCGTGAACCGGCCCGACCGGCCGATCCCGAGCGGTCGCGTGTCGGCGCGCGCGGCGGCGGCGTACGCGGCGGCGCTGTTCCTCGTGGCCGTCGTCGCGGCGGTGTCGCTCCCGCCGCTGGCGCTGGGAATCGCCGTCGCGAATCTCCTGGCCCTGCTGGCGTACACGCAGTTGTTCAAGGGGCTCCCGGCGGTCGGCAACGTCGTCGTGGCGTACCTCACGGGGTCGACGTTCTTGTTCGGCGCGGCGGCGGTCGGTCCGATTGCACCGCCGACGTGGACGCTGTTCGGGCTCGCGGCGACGGCGACGTTCGCGCGCGAGGTGGTGAAAGACGTCGAGGACGTCGCCGGCGACCGCGAGGAGGGGCTGCGGACGCTCCCGATCGTCGTGGGTGAGCGGGCGGCACTGACGCTGGCGACGGTCGTGATGGCGGCGGCGACGGTGGGGAGCGTGCTGCCGGTGGTCGGCGGGACCTTCGGGCTCGCGTACCTCGCGCTCGTCGTGCCGGCGGACGCGACGATGCTCGGTGCGACGGCGTGGGGCTTTCGCGACCCCTCGACGGCACAGACGTGGATCAAACGCGGGACGTTCCTCGCGGCGGCGGCGTTCGTCGCCGGACGCGCCGCGACGGTGATCGCATGA
- a CDS encoding DUF1616 domain-containing protein — protein MPVAGDDESAVPPADLLAVGAGVAVALAVVFTPLGEWRPLALVVGLPFVLLVPGYALVSAVFPRADETKPAEGGGWLSRLVLSVAGSVMAVTVVGVALEFTVWGFQREAVVGLLAALTLAAAVVAWYRRRQVSPDARAGASVSAVRDRAHTAVAGDGPVGVVLTLLVVAVAVGGVAVVVADTTSSGTATEFYILGETESGELVAGNYPRNLTVGERATVGIGVGTTRLNGFDGSVVASLERVSVDSETATVTESRQLGSFEVSVASGKTVVRRHTIQPQMVGERLRLTYRLYERGSESPFRRIQIWLRVRPQP, from the coding sequence ATGCCAGTTGCCGGGGACGATGAGAGCGCGGTGCCACCGGCGGACTTGCTCGCGGTCGGCGCGGGAGTCGCAGTGGCACTCGCCGTCGTGTTCACGCCGCTTGGTGAGTGGCGGCCGCTCGCTCTCGTAGTCGGCCTCCCGTTCGTTCTGTTGGTTCCCGGGTACGCGCTCGTCTCCGCCGTGTTCCCGCGAGCGGACGAGACGAAGCCGGCTGAGGGGGGAGGCTGGCTGTCGCGCTTGGTGTTGAGTGTCGCCGGGAGCGTCATGGCGGTCACCGTCGTCGGCGTCGCGCTCGAGTTCACCGTCTGGGGATTTCAGCGGGAAGCTGTCGTCGGGCTGCTGGCGGCGTTGACGCTGGCTGCGGCGGTGGTTGCGTGGTACCGGCGGCGACAGGTCAGTCCCGATGCCCGCGCAGGAGCGAGCGTCTCGGCGGTTCGAGATCGGGCTCACACTGCGGTCGCCGGTGACGGTCCGGTTGGCGTCGTCCTGACGCTGCTCGTCGTCGCTGTGGCGGTTGGTGGCGTCGCGGTCGTCGTCGCGGATACGACATCTTCCGGAACGGCCACCGAGTTCTACATCCTCGGAGAAACCGAATCCGGAGAGTTGGTCGCCGGCAACTATCCGAGGAACCTGACCGTCGGTGAGCGGGCAACAGTGGGAATCGGCGTCGGCACGACTCGGCTGAACGGGTTCGACGGCTCCGTCGTCGCCTCGCTCGAACGCGTCTCGGTCGACAGCGAGACAGCGACCGTCACGGAGTCACGACAGCTAGGGTCGTTCGAGGTCTCCGTGGCATCGGGGAAAACCGTTGTTAGACGCCACACCATCCAGCCACAGATGGTCGGCGAACGTCTTCGATTGACCTACCGCCTCTACGAGCGCGGATCGGAGTCGCCGTTCCGCCGCATCCAGATCTGGCTCAGAGTGCGTCCGCAGCCGTGA
- a CDS encoding glycosyltransferase family 2 protein — MSRTVVELGDDSRLVIVSVGASAPDPVRVVFEQPIPSSHTLQVGPVRQPDEYTDGTVTVTYTVGPRAEARFGFRVHGPADTSLPEPTAEVTPIDGDAADGESVTVEWTGTDGTTRPLAMSTETVSATDTTTLPTVTTPVAPTTYALADVAIGAVLTASNQDAVVRTVLRASRRGHTAVVTTRGIDDPEDTETLDILKTLGAIVVSPPSGDVSTTQLHRVLSEAARELGLPGIVLQTRECPRIDYERTAMAFEHADYEVVAIPECWNQSSDTPTVIVGIPAYNAADSIGPVVESALPYADEVVVVDDGSRDETAERARAAGATVVVHERNRGYGGALKTLFREGAQRDSAHLVVIDADGQHDPADIPLLVETQRRDGTDIVIGSRYVGKRTTRIPFVRAIGLGVINNLTNASLGKLRPSGFIRDTQSGYRAYSRAATRSLASDRAIGNNMGASTDILYHAHRNRFSIAEIETTISYEVANASSQGSFSHGLDLLRNILWTVEYGRPMLVLGAPGAVTWLVGIASVTWLFVQYVETGALSFFPLVGAVACTLGGLLVCIMALMMHVLNGHPTMKRLNTDEPR; from the coding sequence GTGTCTCGGACTGTCGTCGAACTCGGCGACGACAGCCGACTGGTCATCGTCTCGGTCGGGGCGTCGGCTCCTGACCCGGTCCGAGTCGTGTTCGAACAGCCCATCCCGTCGTCACACACACTCCAAGTCGGACCTGTTCGGCAGCCGGACGAGTACACCGACGGAACGGTGACGGTGACGTACACCGTCGGACCGCGGGCCGAGGCACGGTTCGGCTTCCGCGTCCACGGGCCCGCCGACACGAGTCTGCCTGAGCCGACGGCCGAGGTCACACCTATCGACGGCGACGCTGCCGACGGCGAGTCTGTCACGGTCGAGTGGACCGGGACCGACGGGACCACGAGACCGCTCGCGATGTCGACCGAGACGGTGTCCGCGACGGACACGACGACCCTCCCGACGGTCACGACGCCGGTGGCGCCGACGACGTACGCGCTCGCCGACGTCGCTATCGGTGCCGTTCTCACGGCGAGCAATCAGGACGCCGTCGTTCGGACCGTCCTCCGAGCGAGTCGCCGCGGTCACACCGCGGTCGTCACTACTCGGGGTATCGACGATCCGGAGGACACGGAGACGCTGGACATCCTGAAGACACTCGGGGCGATCGTCGTGTCACCACCCTCCGGGGACGTCTCGACGACACAACTCCACCGAGTACTGTCAGAGGCCGCCAGGGAACTGGGGCTCCCGGGTATCGTGTTGCAGACGCGAGAGTGCCCCCGTATCGACTACGAACGGACGGCGATGGCGTTCGAACACGCCGACTACGAGGTCGTCGCGATCCCCGAGTGCTGGAACCAGTCCTCCGACACGCCGACTGTGATCGTCGGGATCCCGGCGTACAACGCCGCCGACAGCATCGGCCCGGTGGTCGAGAGCGCGCTCCCGTACGCAGACGAGGTCGTCGTCGTCGACGACGGGAGTCGGGACGAGACGGCCGAACGCGCGCGGGCGGCCGGCGCGACGGTGGTCGTTCACGAGCGAAATCGCGGGTACGGCGGTGCACTCAAGACCCTCTTCAGGGAAGGTGCACAGCGCGATTCGGCCCATCTCGTCGTCATCGACGCCGACGGGCAACACGACCCGGCGGATATCCCCCTCCTCGTCGAAACACAGCGGCGCGACGGGACCGATATCGTCATCGGGAGCCGATACGTCGGCAAGCGGACGACGCGTATCCCGTTCGTGCGCGCTATCGGGTTGGGTGTTATCAACAACCTCACGAACGCCAGTCTCGGGAAACTGCGTCCGAGCGGGTTCATTCGGGACACCCAGAGCGGCTATCGCGCCTACAGTCGCGCCGCGACGCGCTCGCTCGCGTCGGATCGGGCGATCGGGAACAACATGGGTGCGAGCACCGACATCCTCTATCACGCACACCGGAATCGGTTCAGTATCGCCGAGATCGAGACGACGATCTCGTACGAGGTCGCCAACGCCAGTTCCCAGGGCTCGTTCTCCCACGGGCTGGACCTCCTTCGGAACATCCTCTGGACCGTGGAGTACGGCCGACCGATGCTCGTTCTTGGGGCACCCGGCGCCGTGACCTGGCTGGTGGGAATCGCTTCCGTGACGTGGCTGTTCGTCCAGTACGTGGAGACCGGGGCGCTGTCCTTCTTCCCGCTCGTGGGCGCCGTCGCGTGTACGCTCGGCGGTCTCTTGGTGTGTATTATGGCGCTGATGATGCACGTGCTGAACGGCCACCCGACAATGAAACGACTGAACACGGATGAACCCCGCTGA
- a CDS encoding metal-dependent hydrolase, with the protein MLPWTHAAFGYILLLAIVLLFGRRLSRAELIAVVVGTQFADVIDKPLAWWFNAVPSGRSLGHSLLFAIPLTAVVVAIAWYRRHPGIGFAFGFGYLTHLVGDTYAAVYYWRTEEFTFLLWPILPPYPYDDFVGFGGFVDGLEVTTSTLVLFTAAATVGVAFLVHFSRAPWWDTHRS; encoded by the coding sequence ATGCTCCCGTGGACGCACGCCGCGTTCGGCTACATCCTCCTCCTCGCGATCGTGCTCCTGTTTGGACGACGTCTGTCGAGAGCCGAACTGATCGCCGTGGTCGTCGGGACACAGTTCGCCGACGTCATCGACAAGCCGTTGGCGTGGTGGTTCAACGCGGTTCCATCGGGACGCTCGCTGGGCCACTCGCTGCTGTTTGCGATCCCGCTAACTGCCGTCGTCGTCGCGATTGCGTGGTACCGCCGTCATCCAGGGATCGGATTCGCGTTCGGGTTCGGGTATCTCACGCATCTCGTCGGGGACACGTACGCCGCCGTCTACTACTGGCGCACGGAGGAGTTCACCTTCCTCCTGTGGCCGATACTACCGCCCTACCCGTACGACGACTTCGTCGGCTTCGGCGGTTTCGTCGACGGACTCGAAGTTACGACCTCGACGCTGGTTCTGTTCACGGCTGCTGCGACCGTCGGTGTCGCCTTCCTCGTCCACTTCTCCCGTGCGCCGTGGTGGGACACACACCGATCGTAG
- a CDS encoding NAD-dependent epimerase/dehydratase family protein, which produces MSQPVSGQTVLVTGGAGFIGSHIADALCPDNDVRILDNRSGGGNANPPDAATVIEEDIRDEDALADAVAGVDIVFHEAALVSVARSVDDPTASHSINTEGTLAVLEAARREDARVVFASSAAIYGAPESMPISETAPKQPSSPYGLEKLSGDHYCRLYNELYDLPTVALRYFNVYGPRQSGGEYAGAISAFAEQARAGGPVTVHGDGEQTRDFVNIADVVQANLLAATTDATGEAFNVGTGTRASINRVAELIRDEVAPDAEITHVDAREGDIRHSVADIDKIVDRLGYEPTVTLADGLREYLR; this is translated from the coding sequence ATGAGTCAGCCTGTGTCCGGACAAACAGTTCTGGTGACGGGCGGTGCGGGGTTCATCGGGAGCCACATCGCCGATGCACTCTGTCCGGACAACGACGTGCGGATCCTCGACAACCGCTCTGGCGGCGGGAACGCGAACCCTCCCGACGCCGCGACGGTCATCGAGGAGGACATCCGCGACGAGGACGCACTGGCCGACGCAGTCGCGGGTGTCGACATCGTGTTTCACGAGGCCGCGCTCGTCAGCGTCGCCCGGTCCGTCGACGACCCGACCGCGAGCCACTCGATCAACACCGAGGGGACGCTCGCGGTGCTGGAAGCCGCTCGCCGGGAGGACGCCCGTGTGGTGTTCGCCTCGAGTGCGGCGATCTACGGGGCTCCGGAGTCGATGCCGATCTCGGAGACGGCTCCCAAACAGCCCTCCTCACCGTACGGACTGGAGAAGCTCTCGGGCGACCACTACTGTCGGCTCTACAACGAACTGTACGACCTCCCAACCGTCGCCCTGCGGTACTTCAACGTCTACGGGCCGCGCCAGTCGGGCGGCGAGTACGCGGGTGCGATCTCCGCGTTCGCCGAACAGGCACGGGCCGGCGGTCCAGTGACCGTCCACGGTGACGGCGAACAGACCCGTGACTTCGTCAATATCGCGGACGTCGTCCAAGCGAACCTGCTCGCGGCGACCACCGACGCCACCGGGGAGGCGTTCAACGTCGGCACCGGGACGCGGGCGTCGATCAATCGGGTGGCCGAACTGATCCGTGACGAGGTCGCGCCGGACGCCGAGATCACCCACGTCGATGCCCGCGAGGGAGACATCCGCCACAGCGTGGCCGATATCGACAAGATCGTCGACCGGCTGGGGTACGAACCGACCGTCACGCTCGCCGACGGGCTCCGCGAGTATCTACGCTGA
- a CDS encoding plastocyanin/azurin family copper-binding protein codes for MTDELKFEPKTLTVTVGDTVDWATTGAVAHSVTAYEDDVPDGAAYFASGGFDSEPAARQAYPEGSVGPDEGYSHTFETVGEFPYFCIPHESGMTGTIIVESA; via the coding sequence ATGACCGATGAACTCAAATTCGAACCCAAGACGCTGACGGTCACCGTTGGCGACACCGTCGACTGGGCGACGACCGGCGCGGTCGCTCACAGCGTCACCGCTTACGAGGACGACGTTCCCGACGGCGCGGCGTACTTCGCTTCGGGCGGGTTCGACAGCGAACCCGCCGCCCGACAGGCGTATCCGGAGGGGAGCGTCGGACCCGACGAGGGGTACAGTCACACGTTCGAGACGGTCGGGGAGTTCCCCTACTTCTGTATCCCCCACGAATCGGGGATGACCGGGACGATCATCGTCGAGTCAGCGTAG